The window GAGGTGCGAAGCAATTTGCATCATCTTCAGGATCGCTAGGGTTCCGGTCGTGCGGCGTTCGCGCCGTGCGATGACTGGTCCGAGAGCAATCCGGTCTTGCCTTCGCCTCGATTCGAGGAAACGGCGAGGCTCCACGGAGGGATAAAAGCCCGGGAGGTCGCGATGTCGTTCGGTCGCCCTCTCACGCCTTTTGTCCAACCGACCACGGAGCCGCCATGTCGCCGAGCCCCCAAGCCGTCCCCGTCCTTGTTCCGCAGCCACACGTCGCGTGGGAAACGTTGATCCCCGCAGGAACCCACTGGTCGGGCATCCTGCGCCGCGGCCTCGCGCTGCGTATCGTCGATATCGACGGCGGCGCGAACCTGTCCGCCGTCTTCCATCGCCAGGAAGATCCGCTCGAACGCTACAACATGGCCGACACGCTGAAGGCGCAGCACACCGCGCACCTCACGCGCGGCCATGCGCTGTACACGGACATGGGGCGTGTGATCGCGTCGATTACGGCCGACACGCTCGGCTGGCACGACCCGCTCGGCGGCGTCGGCGATGCGCGGTTGTTCGCGCAGAAGTACGGCACGACGTCGTACCAGGCCGATCGCAACGCGATGATCCGCAACGGCCGCGACAGCCTCGTGCTCGAGCTCGCGAAATACGGACTGTCGGCACGCGATCTCGCCGCGAACGTCAACTTCTTCAGCAGGCTCGACACGCGCGACGACGGCGCGCTCGATTTCGTCGCCGGCCATTCGCCGGCCGGCAGCGCGCTCGACCTGCGCTTCGAGATGAACACGCTCGCGGCGTTCTCGACCGCGCCGCATCCGCTCGATCCGCGTGCGGACTACGCGCCGAAGCCCGTGAAGCTGATCGCGTACCGCGCGTATCCGGTGGACGGCGCCGCGCCCGAGGACGACCCGTGCCGCCGCGCATGCGCGGAGAACATCCGCGGCTTCGCCAACACCGACCGCCTGTTCGCGTAAGGAGCCCGACCATGCCCATCATCGAAAGCCGTCTCGACCCGCGCGACGCGATCCACGACACCACGCTGAAAGCGGGCGAGCCGTGGCTGCACGACCTGAAACGCGGACAGGTCCTCCGCATCCTCGACCTGGAAGGCAACCAGGCGGTCGACACGTTGTTCTACCGGTCCGACGACACCGAGGAGCGCTACAGCGCGCAGGACACGATTCGCGCGCAGCGCAACCTGTACCTGAGCGCGGGCAGCGTGCTGCTGTCCAGCCGGGGCAACCCGATGGCGACGATCGTCGCCGACACCTGCGGCCGCCACGACACGCTCGGTGGCGCATGCGCGGCCGAGAGCAACACCGTCCGCTATTCGCTCGACAAGCGTTACATGCACAACTGCCGCGACAGCTTCCTCAACGCGATCGCGCACTGCACGTGCGGCGCGGGCGCGCGGCTCGGCAAGCGCGACCTCGTCGGCAACGTCAACTTCTTCATGAACGTGCCCGTCACGCCGCTCGGCGGGCTCACGTTCGAGGACGGCATTTCCGCGCCCGGCAAGTACGTCGAGATGCGCGCGGAGATGGACGTCACCGTGCTGATCTCGAACTGCCCGCAACTCAACAACCCGTGCAACGGCTACAACCCGACGCCCGTGCGCCTGACGATCTGGGAGGCCGAATGAACCACGCCCACGCTCACGGTCATTCGCGGGAGGCAACATGAGATTCGCCAAGGTCCTCGTCGCGAACCGCGGCGAAATCGCGTGCCGCGTGATCCGCACGCTCAAGCGCCTCGGCATCGCGTCGGTCGCGATCTATTCGGATGCCGATCGCGATGCGCGTCACGTGGCGCTCGCCGACGAAGCGGTGCGCGTCGGGCCCGCGCCGTCGGCCGACAGCTACCTGAACGTCGCGGCGATCCTCGCCGCCGCGCGCGAGACCGGCGCGCAGGCCGTCCATCCCGGCTACGGCTTCCTGTCCGAGCATGCCGGTTTCGCCGATGCGTGCGAAGCGGCCGGCCTGCGCTTCATCGGGCCGTGCGGCGATCACATGCGCGCGTTCGGCCTCAAGCACACCGCGCGCGCGCTCGCCGCCGCACAGGGCGTCGCGCTGCTGCCGGGCACGGGCCTGCTCGACGACGTGGCGACGGCGCTCGCCCAAGCCGACGCAATCGGTTATCCCGTGATGCTGAAAAGCACCGCCGGCGGCGGCGGGATCGGCATGTCGTTATGCCGCGATGCCGCGCAGCTTGAGGCGGCTTTCGAATCCGTCGTGCGGCTCGGCAATGCGAACTTCGCGCATGCGGGCGTCTATCTCGAGAAGTTCGTCGAACATGCGCGGCACATCGAAGTGCAGATTTTCGGCGACGGCCGGGGTGG is drawn from Burkholderia diffusa and contains these coding sequences:
- a CDS encoding urea amidolyase associated protein UAAP1, whose amino-acid sequence is MSPSPQAVPVLVPQPHVAWETLIPAGTHWSGILRRGLALRIVDIDGGANLSAVFHRQEDPLERYNMADTLKAQHTAHLTRGHALYTDMGRVIASITADTLGWHDPLGGVGDARLFAQKYGTTSYQADRNAMIRNGRDSLVLELAKYGLSARDLAANVNFFSRLDTRDDGALDFVAGHSPAGSALDLRFEMNTLAAFSTAPHPLDPRADYAPKPVKLIAYRAYPVDGAAPEDDPCRRACAENIRGFANTDRLFA
- a CDS encoding urea amidolyase associated protein UAAP2; this translates as MPIIESRLDPRDAIHDTTLKAGEPWLHDLKRGQVLRILDLEGNQAVDTLFYRSDDTEERYSAQDTIRAQRNLYLSAGSVLLSSRGNPMATIVADTCGRHDTLGGACAAESNTVRYSLDKRYMHNCRDSFLNAIAHCTCGAGARLGKRDLVGNVNFFMNVPVTPLGGLTFEDGISAPGKYVEMRAEMDVTVLISNCPQLNNPCNGYNPTPVRLTIWEAE